The Desulfuromonadales bacterium DNA window ATGAAGAAGATCGCCGAAGGCTATGGGGTGCAGTCCATCGAGGCCGTGGCCACCAGCGCCGTGCGCAAGGCCCGCAACGGCGAGGCGTTCGTCGAGGCCATGGCACGGGCTACGGGCGTGCAAATCGCCGTCATTTCCGGCGACGAGGAAGCGGAACTGGTGGCCCTGAGCGCCCGCAGCAGCCTCGACCTGGAGAACCTGCGCTGCGCCCTGGTCGACATCGGCGGCGGGAGCCTGGAGATCGTCGTCACCGCCGGGGAACTGATCGAGGAGATCTTTTCCCTGGAGCTGGGGGCAGTGGTGCTGACGGAGGAGTTTCTCCCCAAAGACCCCGTGCTGGCCAAAGACCTCAATGCCTTGCGCAAGCATGTGCGCTCGACTCTGAAGAAGCACCTCGCCGGGGAGTCCTTCGACGTCCAGTGCCTGGTCGGCTCGGGGGGGACCATGACTACCATCGCCGGCATGGTCATGGCGATGCGCAAGGAGCAGTTCAGCTCGGTCCACGGCTACGACGTGCTGCGCTCCGAGGTGGTGCACCTGCTGGCGATGCTGGAACGAAAAACCCTCAGGGAGCGCAAAGCCCTGCCCGGCCTCAGCCCCGACCGGGCGGATATCATCCTCGCCGGAGTGGCCGCTGTCGATGAGGTGATGCGGTACTTCGGCGTCAATATTCTCAGGGTCAACGAGCGCGGGGTTCGTCAGGGGCTGATCCTGAAGAGCCTGGAAAAGCACGGGCTGGCACCACTGCCCGAAGCGGCGAAAAACCGGATCGCTTCGGTCTGGGATTTTGCCCGCCAATGCCATGTCAACGAAAGCCACGCCGGGCAGGTCGCGAAACTGGCCCTGGATATCTTCGACGCCGTCGGCCCGGCATTCGGCCTGGAGAGCCGCAACCGGCAGATCCTCGAAGCGGCGGCGATTCTCCATGACGTCGGCTATCTCATCAATTACGAGAAACACCACCAGCACTCCTACCACCTCATTCGCCACGCCAACCTTTTCGGTTTCTCCCCCCGCGAGAAGGAAGTCGTCGCCAACCTCGCCCGCTACCATCGCAAGAAGCTGCCGCGGAAAAAGCACGAGAACTTCGCGCTTCTCCCTCCCGAGGACCGGCGGCTGGTCAAACAGCTGGGTGGCATTCTGCGCCTGGCCGACGGCCTCGACCGGCGGCGCAATCAGGCCGTCGAGGCGCTCGACTGCCAGCTCACCGACTCAGGGCTCTGCATCACCCTGCACGGCCAGGAGGATCTCTCCGTGGAAATTTACGGTGGCGAGACCAAGAGCGATCTGTTCGAGGAGGCGTTCCACTGTAAAGTATCCCTGCAGAGTGACTAGCCGGTACAAACCTAGAAAGAACCGACCCTGTCCGAATACCCCCCTTGTGCCACCCCCACGAAACGCTGGAAACGCCGCACTCCCCGATAAAACAAGGGCGGCCCATCGGCCGCCCTCTGCGTTCCTGCGCTTTCACTTGTGTTCTCGCCCCTTACGGCGTCCTTCCCCCGCGCTTTCGAACAGGAGCGGTTTAAGGGAAATGTCAGGGCGTGCCGACCCTGATCTCTCCCTTCATCCCGAAAGACGGATGGAGCGGCTTGTCGCAGTGGAAGGGGTAGGTCCCTGCTCCGAGGGGGGGCAGCGGGATCTCGGTGGTTTGGCCAGCGGGCAGATCGACGCTGGCCAGACTCTTCCCTTGCGGGTCGAGGACCGTCAGGTTGTGCCCCATTCCCGCCACGTTTTTCACCTTGAGCACCAGGGCATCTCCCGCCCGGGCCTGGATGAGATTCGGTTTGAATTCGAAATTGCTGGCTTCGATGGCCACCCCGACTTCCCCCGGAGGAACCAGGTAGGCGGCCGGTCTCACGGCGCAGCCCGCCGCCAGGGCAGCCAGGCAAACTGCCGCCAGGACGAGAGCGAGGCTGTTCCGAACCAGAGAATCGACGATCTTCATGGTGCAACCTCCTGTTTAGTTGCCGTGGCGGCCTATTTCAGGCTCTTGAGATAATCCACCAGAACCTTGAGATCCTTCTCGGGCAGGTGGGCGAAGGTGGGCATCATGGTCTTGGGGTTTTTCCCCTTGGGGTTGACCAACTGCTCGCGGATGTCCTTTTCTTTCAGCCGCGTGCCCATGCCTTCGAAGGCGGGAGCGAGGGTGCCGCCTTCACCGGCGAGCTGGTGGCAACCCTTGCACCCCAGGGAATTGATCAGTTCCCGGGCGCGTGCATCGTCGGCCGCCAGGGCAGGTGCCGCCAGGGTGAGGCTCAGGGCGGCTGTCGCCGCCAACTTCATCGTTCTGGTCATGTTCATGGCTGGTCCGGATTCCTTTCTGCAGTTGATGTCTGAGGTCTGGCACTCTGGAAGGATACCCGAAGCCATCGGATTTGCAACGTCTTTTCTTTTTTCCGGCCAGCTGAAAAAGGGTTGAAATCCGGGCCGCCCCCGGCTACTCTACAGAATCCTCCAGCCTCGTAAAGGAGAACCGGTCATGCTCATCGTCATGCATCACAGTGCCACCCCACAGCAGATTCGCGCCGTACAGGCAGCGGTCGAGGCCATGGGCCTGCGGGCCGAACCGATTCCCGGCAGCGAGCGGACCGCCATCGGTGTGCTCGGCAACCAGGGCTACGTCGACGACGCCACCATTCGCGAACTCCCGGGCGTGCGCGAGGTCATTCATGTCAGCAAGCCCTACAAGCTGGTTTCGCGCGATTTTCACCCGGCGCCGACAGTCGTCGATGCCGCCGGCGTGCTGGTGGGTGACGGCCAGACGCCGGTGGTGATCGCCGGTCCCTGCTCGATCGAGAACGAGGAGCAGATGCTCGTCGCGGCGCGGCAGGTGAAGGCGGCCGGCGCCCGCATCCTGCGCGGCGGCGCTTTCAAGCCGCGTACCGGTCCGCACTCCTTCCAGGGGCTGGGGATCGAGGGGCTCAAGTACCTGCGGGCGGCCGGCGATGCGGCGGGGCTGCCGGTCATCACCGAGGTGATGCGCATCGAGCAACTGGATGCGGTCTGCCGCTACGCCGACATTCTGCAGATCGGTGCCCGCAACATGCAGAACTTCGACCTGCTCAAAGAGGTCGGCAAGCTGGACCATCCGGTGCTGCTCAAGCGCGGCATGAGCGCCACCATCGAGGAGTTCCTCGCCGCCGCCGAGTACATCCTCGCCGAAGGCAACGGCCGGGTAATCCTCTGCGAGCGGGGGATCCGCACCTTCGAGCGGGCCACCCGCAACACCCTCGACCTCTCGGTGGTGCCGTTGATCCGCGAGCTCTCCCACCTGCCGATCATCGTCGATCCCAGCCACGCCACCGGCAAGCGGGCCCTGGTGCCGGTCATGGCCAAGGCGGCCCTGGTGGCCGGCGCGCATGGCGTGATGATCGAGGTCCATCCCGAACCGGAGAAGGCACTTTGCGACGGTGCCCAGAGTCTCAACGGCGAGGGTTTTGCGGTGCTGATGGGGGAGATTCGGGATCTGCTGAAATATCTGGGGTACTAGGCTCGAGGCTCGAGGCCCGAGGCCAAAGTCTTTGACCCGGGATCTTGGACTGTCTTTCAGGCTGCGTGCAGCCTGAACAGGGTGATTTCGGGGCGGCAGAGAAAGCGCACCGGCAAAACGCTGGTGCCGATTCCCCGGGTGACGTAGAGAGGGGTGCGCGCTGTCCCCACCCGGAAGAGACCGGAATAAAAGGTTCCGGAGAAACGCGGCAGAATCGGCGGCGGCAGAAAGGGGAAGCGGACCTGGCCGCCGTGCGTGTGGCCGCTGAGAATCAGGTCGGTTCCGGGCGGCAGCAGGCTGTGGTCGAAGGCCGGCACGTGGGACAGGAGGATGTTCAATCGTGTCGGATCGCTCTGCTGCTGGAGGTGGACGAGACTGTCGGCCGACGACGGATAGTCGAGGCCGAGCACCGAAGTCGGGATCCCCTGCAGATCGAGGTCGCGGCGCTCGTTGATGAGCAGGCTGACGCCGGCGCCGGCAAAATGGCGCCGCAGATTTTCCCCTTCGACCCTGGCCCAGTACTCCCAGTTTCCCTGGACGGCGAAGACGCCGTTGGGCGCCCGCAGCAGTTCAAGAAAATCCAGAGCGCCGCGGACGTTGCGGCTGCGCTCCAGGTAATCGCCGGTGAGCAGGATGAGGTCGGGGGCCAGGGCGTTTGCCGCCGCCGCCACCTCCCGAAAGTAGTCGTTGAAGGTGCGGATGTGCATATCCGAGAGGTGAGCGATGCGCAGCTCCCGGCCGGGGGCAACCTTCGCTACCGTCAAATTGACTTCCTGCACCTGAAAAAGGCGCGGTTCCAGTAATAAGGCGTCGGTGAGGACGGCGCCGCCGACGGTCGCTGCCCCGCCGAGGAGGAAAGTCCGCCGCGAAATTCCGCCTCTCTTGGTCTGTTCCGCCTGTTCCGTCATCCTTCTTCCCGCGCTTTCGCCACTCTAAACGCTGCCGCTTCGACCGGCTTGTCCGAACCCTATTTATAGCACGGATGCACGGAGACTTGTAACGAATTGGCCGATGGGGTATCTTTCCCTCATCCGCAAAACTGTTTTGCGCCGTCATCCGCAGAAAGGATAGCAAAGCCCATGTCCGAAATTGTTGAAATTGCATCCGGCATCCATTGGGTCGGGGCCAAGCACCCTGAACTGGAAGTGTTCGACGACCTTTTCCCGACCCACAACGGCACTACCTACAATTCCTATCTGGTCCGCGGCAGCGTCAAGACCGCCCTCATCGACACGGTAAAAGCCCCTTTCACCGAGGCGTTTCTGGCGAAACTCGAGAAGCTCCTTCCGCTGGAGCAGATCGATGCCGTCGTCATCAACCACACCGAGCCGGACCACTCCGGAGCGCTGACGGCGCTGCTGCAGAGGAATCCAAACATCACCGTCTATATCAGCAAGGCGGGAGAAAACTTCCTCAAGCAGCTGATCAATGCTCCCTTCAAGGCGCACGTGGTGGCGGACGGCGAGGAACTCGACCTGGGGGGGCGCACCCTGCGCTTCGTTCTCGCCCCCTACCTGCACTGGCCAGACACCATGTTCACCTACCTGGTCGAGGACCAGATTCTCTTCCCTTGTGACGCCTTCGGCGCCCACTATTGCGCGACCAAGCTCTTCGATGACGAGATCGCCGACTTTTCGGCCGACTTTCACCTCTACTTCGACTGCATCATGCGTCCCTTCAAGGACAAGATCCGCGATGCGCTGGCCAAGATCAAGGACCTGCCGCTGCGCATGGTCTGCCCCTCGCACGGACCGATTCTCCGTTCCACCTTCGGCCACGCGATCAACGCCTATCGGCAGTGGTCCGCGCCGCCGCCGCGGGGGGACAAACCGAGAGCCCTGATGGCGGTCCTCTCCTCCCATGGCAACACCCGGACGATGGCGGCGGTGATCCGCCAGGAGCTCGAAAAACAGGGGGTCGAGGTGACCGAGATGGCCCTGTGCGGCATGCGCGACGATGATTACCGCAATGCTCTGGAGCAGGCTGACGTGCTGTTGATCGGCACTCCGACGATCCAGCGCGACGCGCCGCCGCAGGTCTGGCACGCCCTGTCGATGATCTCCTCGGTGACGCCCAAAACACGGCTGGCTGCGGTCTTCGGCTCCTTCGGCTGGAGCGGCGAGGCGGTCAAGATGGTCGAGCAGCGCCTGGAGGGACTCAAATACAAGCTGGCCGCCGAGAGCACCTCCTTCCGTTTCACCCCGACGCCGGAAAACCTGGAGAGCTGCCGGCAGTTCGCCGACCAGGTGGCGAATGCGGTGCTCTGCGAAGAATAACCTGGAAAAAGCAGTCTCACGCGAAGACGCGAAGGGCGCGAAGTAAAATCCAATTTTGTGCAATATTCTTTGAATTTCTCCGCGTTCTTCGCGGCTTCGCGTGAGTAAGTGCCGTTTTTCAGGTTTAATCGTTCCAGCAATACCTCCATCTTGCCCCGTCCAGGACTGCACCCGTGTCCACATCTCTGATCGCCACCGTCGCCGTCGCCGCCCCCCTCGACAAGGCCCTCTCCTACCTCGTCCCCGAAGCATTGCGGGAGCCGGCCCGGATCGGGGTGCGCCTGCGGGTGCCGCTGGGACGGCGCAGCGCGGTCGGTTACCTGCTCGGGCTGACCGAGGGGAAACCGGCGGGACTCAAGGCGGTGCAGGCGGTGCTGGACGAGGTGCCGCTCTTCCCACCGGAGATGGTCCCCTTTTTCACCCGTGCCGCCGACTATTACGCACATCCAATTGGTGAGGTCATTCGCACCGCCCTGCCTGCCGGCCTCTCCGGCCGGGGGGGGGAGGTCTCGATCCGCCGCGAACCGTACTACACCCCGGCGGCTGTGGCGGGGGAGCCAGGCGGTGCCCGTCAGCGCGAACTTTTCGCCTTCCTCCGCGAGCGGAACGGCGCCCCCCTCTCCGAGCTGCGCCGGGTGTTCTCCGCCCCGCATGCCTCTTTGCATCGTCTGGTGACGCAGGGTTACCTGATCGAGGCGGAGGTGGAAGTGCATCGTGACCCCTTTCTCGACGCCCCGGTTCCCGCGGACTGTCCGGTGACGCCCTCTGCCGAACAGGCGGCGGCGCTGGCGGCCATTGGGGCGGCTCTTGATTCCGGCTCCTTCTCCCCTCTGCTGCTGCACGGTGTCACCGGCAGCGGCAAGACCGAGGTCTACCTGCGCGCCATCGAAAATGCCCTGGAGAGGGGACGCACCGCCCTCGTGCTGGTTCCCGAGATCGCTCTGACGCCGCAGCTGGTCGGGCGCTTTCGGGCCCGCTTCGCCGGGCGCGGGGGGCAGATTGCCGTCCTGCACTCCGGGCTCTCCGAAGGGGAGCGCTACGACGCCTGGCGGGCCATCGCCCGGGGCGAGGCCGCCATCGTCATCGGTGCCCGCTCGGCGCTCTTCGCTCCGCTGCCGGCTCCCGGCATCATCGTTGTCGACGAAGAACATGAGTCAAGCTACAAGCAGGCCGAAGGATTCCGCTACCACGCCCGCGACCTCGCCCTGCTGCGCGGCCAGATGGCCGGTGGGGTGGTCCTGCTGGGGAGCGCCACGCCGGCGGTGACCACCTATCACCGTGCCCGCAGCGGTCAGCTTCGTTACCTGCCGCTCGCCGGCCGGGTCGAGGGGCGGCCGCTTCCCGCGGTAGAACTGGTCGACCTGCGCGAAGCGCGCCCGGAGGGGGACGGCAGTCTTTCGCCGCCGCTGGCCGCGGCGCTCGAAGAAACCCTGGCGCGGGGGGAACAGGCGCTGCTGCTGCTCAATCGCCGCGGCTTCGCCCCGTTTCTCCTCTGCGCCGACTGCGGCGCCACCTTTCGCTGCCCCAACTGCGCCATCACCCTGACCTTCCACCGGGGGCGCCGCCAGTTGCGCTGCCACTACTGCGACCATATCGAGACGCCGCCCGAGTTCTGCCCCGTCTGCCGGGGGAGCGCCGTCGAGCCACAGGGGGCGGGCACCGAGCGCCTCGAGGAAGAACTGGCCACCCGGTTCCCCGCCGCCCGAATCGCCCGCATGGACCGCGACACCACCGCTCGCAAGGGAGCCCACCAGGGTCTGGTCGAGCGCATGCTGCGCGAGGAGATCGACGTCCTGGTCGGCACCCAGATGGTCGCCAAGGGGCACGACTTCCCCCGGGTGACCCTGGTCGGCGTGGTCGGTGCCGACAGCAGTCTCAACCTCCCCGATTTCCGCAGCGCCGAGCGTACCTTCGCCCTCCTCTCCCAGGTGGCGGGGCGGGCCGGGCGCGGCGAGCGCCCCGGACGGGTGCTGATCCAGACCTGGTCCCCCGACCACTATGCCCTGATCTGCGCCGCCGGTCACGACTACGAGGGGTTCTACGAGCAGGAGATCACCGGTCGCCAGGCGCTCGGCTACCCTCCCTTCGGCTATCTGGTCAACCTGGTTCTCGCCGGCAACGAAGAGCCAAAGGTGCAGCGGGCTGCGGCGGCCCTGGCCGACGGGCTGCAGCGTGCCGCCGGGACGGTCGAAGTGCTCGGCCCCGCTCCCTGCCCGCTGGCCCGCCTGCGCGGCAAGAGCAGGGTGCAGATCCTGCTCAAGGCACCCGAGCGTCTGCCGTTGAGGCGGCTGCTCGCCCGGCTGCCGGAGCTGCGGAAGAAAATCCCCTCCGGGGTCTCTCTGGTGGTCGATGTCGATCCGGTGGACATGCTGTAGGGGCGCGCCGCGAAGGGCGGGGGGGCGGGTCCAGCGCGTGCGACGGAAGCCTATCGGCCCCAGGTGAGGGATTTGTAAACCCAGCCGCCCTGGCCGCTTTCGTGGACGACTTGCAGCCAACTGCCTCGCTCATCCAGAACCTTGAAGGTCACTCCCTGGCGGGCGAGGAAAACGACCGGCTGGTCAGGTCCAGGGGCCTGGCGAACGGGAGCCTGTTCGACTTCCACCACTACGGACATGTTGTGGTTGACCTGATCCTTGTGGATCCAGCCGGTTATTCCCTGATAGTCCCTGACCTGGTAGTAGTTGCCATGGCTGCCCTGAACCGACAAGGGATAGTATGTCGGCAGCTCAAGCACGATGTACGATTGGGTTTCCGAGGGCGTATTGCGCAATTCGGCGCTATAGCCCGCGACCATTACGATCTCGGCCACGGCCATCCCCGCGCAACTGATGATCAGCAACAAGGTCAGCAGGTATCGCATCAACGCCACTTTTCTTCCCCTCTTTATTTTCAGTTTTCCCGTTCTCCGCGCGATTTAGCGGCCTGCCTTTTCCCTCAGGTCGGCAAGCCGTGCCAGGTTCTCCCTGGCCCGCATGTAGAGTTGCGGGTTCAGGTCAACCGCCTTCTTCAACGCCTGCTCGCTTTTCTCCCATTTTCCTTGCGTCATGTACAGATAGCCCAAATTGTTCCAGGCGGCAGCTTCACCCAAGGTCTTGATAAAAATTTCCTTGGCCCGTGTTTCCTCGCCGTTCAGGAAGTAAGCGGTTGCCAGGTTGTTCTGAAGCATGCGGTTGCGCGGTTCGATGGCCAAGGCCCGGCTGAAGGACTCGATCGCTTTGTCGTGCTTGCCCTGCAGCAGGTAGTTGAAGCCGAGATTGTTGTGACTTGACGCCTGTTCCGGTTTCAACTCTGCTACTTGGCGGAACATCGGCTCAGCCATCGGGTCGCGGCCCATGTGACTGGAGGTGACGGCCATCTCGGTCAGGATCTCGGGTGCATCAGGGGCCTTGAAGAGGGCCTTGCCGGCCCATTCTAGGGAGAGGTCGTAGTTTCCCTGGCTGCGGTAGATTCTTGCCAGGGCGAGCATGGCGCCGACATGATCGGGGTCGTTTTTCACCACCAAGGTGAAGATCTGGACAGCCCCTTGCGTCTCAGTCTCGCGCCGCAGACATTCACCCAAACCGAACAGGGCCTCGGTCGACGAGGGCTCCCTCTCCAGGGCGACGGCGAAATGCAACCGAGCTACGCCTGTCCGGCCAGCCGCCAGATGATCCTGGCCGAGTCGGACAAGTTCTGCCGTAGGCAGCTTCTGCAGCGAATCGTTGCCTTGCTCCTTCCTGAGTTCTGCCACCTTGCCGTCCATTTGCCTAGTGGGAACCAAGGTGGTACAGGCGCTCGATAGCAGGCAAAGCAACAAACCAGTGACGTACACCAAATAATTATCCTGCCGCATGTTCGAAAACCTTTCGATTTAATTTTACTCCCCGCCCAAGGTGGGCAGAAGAATTCTTATGATCTGGATAACGCCGGGACCCAGGATAACGACAAACAATGCCGGAAAAATGAAGAACACCAAAGGGAACAGCAGTTTGACTGCCGCTTTGGCTGCCGTTTCTTCGGCTGTCTGGCGTCTTTTGGTCCGCATGGAGTCTGAATGAACCCGTAGGGCCTTCCCGATGCTGGTGCCAAAGCGGTTGGTCTGGATAATCATGGTCATCAGTTGGCCGATCTCCGGCACGCCGGTGCGGACCGACATGTTTTTGAAGCTTTCGTCACGGGGCCGGCCGGAGCGTATTTCCAGGTTGGTGAGCAGGAATTCGTCGCTCAGATCTTTGCTGATCGACCGGATTTCTTCGCCGACCCGCTTGAAGGTCATGTCCAACCCAAGGCCGGCCTCGACACAGACGACCATTAGATCGAGGGCGTCGGGGAAGGCTCTGGCCAAGGCCGTTTTGCGTTTCTGGATTTTGAGAAACAGAACGATGTCGGGAAGAAAGAAGCCGAAGACGGCGAGCAGGATCATGATGCCAACCCGCTCCACGGTGATCTTCAGAACCAGCGAACTCAGCAGGAAGAACAGGGATAAAAGCAGTGCGCCGCCGATCTTGAGGCAAAGAAAATTGGCGAAAGCCTGCTTCGACCTCATCCCGGCCTGCATCAGCCTGAGGCGGATTGAGGAAGTTTCGCCGGCCGGGGTGGCCAGCACGAGTTTGTGTAATGACCTGGAAATGCTGGCAGCGAGCCCGTCCGGATCTTTTTCGACCAGCCTGGCTTTTTTTGGCTGCAGCAGCTGATCGGATTTTGGCTGCGCCAGCAGCTTGGAGAGCCGCTCGCCGACCCGGTCGCGGTTTATGAGGAGGTAGGCAAGGCCGCCGACCAGCAGGACCACCGCGAGAAAGGTCAGGACGAGGATCAGGATGTACTCCAGGTCCCCTGAAAAAAGATAGAGATAGTTTTTTATCGTACCCATGCCGCCCCCTAAATCTCTATTTTCACGAGCCTCTTGATGAAATATACGCCGAGGATCTGCAGCACGATGGCACCGGAGATAAAGTAGGTTCCGATCGGGTCGGTCCAGAGCAGGGCGATGTAATCGTTGTTGATGAAGTAGAGGTAGACAAAGAGGATAATCGGGATGGAGATCAGGATGTTTCCGGAAAGCCTGCCTTCGGCAGTGAGGGTTTTGACATTCCGCCTGAATTGGGTCCGTTCCCGGATCAGGGCGCCGATCCGGTCCAGGATTTCGGCGATGTTCCCTCCCGTTTCCTTCTGGATGATGACCGAGACCGCAAAGAACCGAAGATCCATGCTGGGGACCCGATTGCACAGGTTTTCAAGGGCTTCGCTAAAGGTCAGGCCGAGTTTCATCTCGTCGACGGCGGCCCGGAACTGGGACTTGATCGGCTCGTCCATCTCCTGGCTTACCATCTCTAGGGCGGAAGAAAAGGCATGGCCGGCCCGCAAGGCCCGGGCCATCAGATCCGTTGCCGCGGGAAGCTGTTCCTCGAACCTGGCGTCGGAGGCTTTTTCTGCCCACCTCAGGATCAGGAAGGGGATGAAGAAAAACAGAGCGCCCAGCACTATTGCCGTAAACTTGATGGGCAGCAGCCAGAGGCCGAGCAACGTACCGATTCCGCCCAGCGTCAGGCTGAGGAGGATGAAGGCGGTGGCGTTCAGAGGAACCCTCGCCTTGACCAGCATCCGGTCAAGCTTTTGGATGCGCGGGAGGGAGAAGGCGAAGCGTTCAACGGGATTGGCATTTTTCAGCAGACCGTTGCGGTAGCCAGTGAGCCGCTCCAAGCCGAGTCCGCCGCCGGCGGAAAGGTAGAGAAGGCGATTTTTGATGGTCCTCTTCTCGCCAAACCGGCCGACCCACAGCAGGTAGGCCAGGGCGACGAGCGAAGCGGAGAAGAGAAAGACAGTAATCGAGATGGTTAAGATCAGCAGGTCCATGATGGCCTCTATTCGTAATACTTGTCAGGGTCGAAGAGCGATTCGGGGAGTTCGATGCCCGCGGCCTGAAGTTTTTCGGAAAAATGGGGGCGGATGCCGGTAGCGCGGAAGCGCCCGAGAAGGTTGCCGTTTTTGTCGATGCCGCGGCGCTCGAAGACGAAGATATCCTGCAAGGTGATGACGTCGCCTTCCATACCGGCGACTTCGCTGATGGCGGTCACCTTGCGGGTGCCGTCTGAGAAGCGAACGATCTGCAGAATCAGGTCGAGGGCCGAAGAGACCATGAAGCGCATGGCGCTTTCGGGCAGGTCGACTCCGGTCATAAAGATCATCGACTCTAGACGGGTCAGCGAATCCCGCGGCGAGTTGGAGTGGATGGTGGTCAGCGAGCCCTCGTGACCGGTGTTCATGGCCTGCAACATGTCGAAGGCCTCGGGTCCGCGCACCTCCCCAATGATGATGCGGTCGGGGCGCATGCGCAGGCTGTTGCGCACAAGGTCGCGCTGGGTGACCATGCCGGTCCCCTCGATGCTCGGCGGCCGGGTTTCCAAGCGGATCACATGCTCTTGCTGCAGTTGAAGCTCGGCGGCATCCTCGATGGTGACTATGCGCTCGCGGTTGGGAATGAAGCCAGAGAGGATGTTGAGCATAGTTGTCTTGCCGGTGCCGGTGCCGCCCGAGATCATGATGTTCAACTTGGCTTTTACGCAGCCTTCCAGAAACTGGGCGAACGCTGGTGTGAGGCTGCCGAAGCCGATCAGGTCCTGCACCTTCAAAGGGTCTTTGGAGAAGCGCCGGATGGAGAGCATCGGGCCGTCGATGGCCAGCGGGGGGATGATGGCATTAACGCGGGAGCCGTCGGGGAGTCGGGCATCGACCATTGGTGATGACTCGTCGATGCGGCGGCCCACCCTCGAAATGATGCGGTCGATGATGGTCATCATGTGGGCATCGTTGACAAAGC harbors:
- a CDS encoding type II secretion system F family protein; the encoded protein is MGTIKNYLYLFSGDLEYILILVLTFLAVVLLVGGLAYLLINRDRVGERLSKLLAQPKSDQLLQPKKARLVEKDPDGLAASISRSLHKLVLATPAGETSSIRLRLMQAGMRSKQAFANFLCLKIGGALLLSLFFLLSSLVLKITVERVGIMILLAVFGFFLPDIVLFLKIQKRKTALARAFPDALDLMVVCVEAGLGLDMTFKRVGEEIRSISKDLSDEFLLTNLEIRSGRPRDESFKNMSVRTGVPEIGQLMTMIIQTNRFGTSIGKALRVHSDSMRTKRRQTAEETAAKAAVKLLFPLVFFIFPALFVVILGPGVIQIIRILLPTLGGE
- a CDS encoding type II secretion system F family protein, producing the protein MDLLILTISITVFLFSASLVALAYLLWVGRFGEKRTIKNRLLYLSAGGGLGLERLTGYRNGLLKNANPVERFAFSLPRIQKLDRMLVKARVPLNATAFILLSLTLGGIGTLLGLWLLPIKFTAIVLGALFFFIPFLILRWAEKASDARFEEQLPAATDLMARALRAGHAFSSALEMVSQEMDEPIKSQFRAAVDEMKLGLTFSEALENLCNRVPSMDLRFFAVSVIIQKETGGNIAEILDRIGALIRERTQFRRNVKTLTAEGRLSGNILISIPIILFVYLYFINNDYIALLWTDPIGTYFISGAIVLQILGVYFIKRLVKIEI
- a CDS encoding CpaF family protein codes for the protein MLKNLFARESQPPQQVSPVDSLYNQDDSFYAIKQKVHLRIIEEANLEVLHSLPAAAIRPEISELVEKFLGDEKVLLNEPEKRAIIHEIIDELVGLGPLEPLMKDPTISDILCNTYRNIYVERRGMLEKTRHRFVNDAHMMTIIDRIISRVGRRIDESSPMVDARLPDGSRVNAIIPPLAIDGPMLSIRRFSKDPLKVQDLIGFGSLTPAFAQFLEGCVKAKLNIMISGGTGTGKTTMLNILSGFIPNRERIVTIEDAAELQLQQEHVIRLETRPPSIEGTGMVTQRDLVRNSLRMRPDRIIIGEVRGPEAFDMLQAMNTGHEGSLTTIHSNSPRDSLTRLESMIFMTGVDLPESAMRFMVSSALDLILQIVRFSDGTRKVTAISEVAGMEGDVITLQDIFVFERRGIDKNGNLLGRFRATGIRPHFSEKLQAAGIELPESLFDPDKYYE